In Fibrobacter sp. UWB15, a genomic segment contains:
- a CDS encoding MBL fold metallo-hydrolase → MKKLFFPVIAVMASFAVFGCSDTKNKVAEKNAEQAKPAAESAENAAPAEAANVVQVAKTITLANGAKVTWIQDNQGEKLNPRSLFSDASDSLFASLNLPDGIPASVSVFLLQVDGKNILFDAGLGAFGGQMLNRLAALDVTPDKIDLIYLTHFHVDHIAGLVAKDSTGKDVKLFKNAAVYAGKVEYDAWMNDIAKNDLQKVIMGIYKDSLHLFAFGDTLPQGVIALDAVGHTPGHTAFQFSNLLVIGDLMHGYALQKDHPEINSNYDMDKEKSIESRKRLMQYARDNKLTMAGMHLPPPGFAE, encoded by the coding sequence ATGAAAAAGCTTTTTTTCCCAGTCATTGCCGTGATGGCATCTTTCGCCGTTTTCGGCTGCAGCGACACCAAAAACAAAGTTGCCGAAAAAAATGCTGAACAGGCAAAGCCTGCTGCGGAATCGGCAGAAAATGCGGCTCCTGCAGAAGCGGCGAATGTTGTTCAGGTGGCAAAGACTATCACGCTTGCGAATGGAGCGAAAGTCACCTGGATTCAGGACAATCAGGGCGAAAAGCTAAACCCCCGCAGCCTCTTTAGCGACGCGAGCGATTCCCTGTTTGCTAGTCTGAATTTGCCCGATGGCATTCCGGCTTCGGTGAGCGTATTCCTGCTGCAGGTGGACGGCAAGAACATTCTGTTTGATGCCGGCCTTGGCGCGTTCGGTGGTCAGATGTTGAATCGCCTTGCTGCACTCGATGTCACTCCTGACAAGATTGATTTGATCTACCTGACGCATTTCCATGTGGACCATATTGCGGGACTTGTTGCGAAAGATTCTACTGGCAAGGACGTAAAACTCTTTAAGAATGCTGCTGTCTACGCGGGCAAAGTGGAATACGATGCCTGGATGAACGACATTGCGAAAAATGATTTGCAGAAGGTGATTATGGGCATCTATAAAGATAGCCTGCACTTGTTCGCTTTTGGCGACACGTTGCCGCAGGGGGTGATTGCACTTGACGCCGTGGGGCACACGCCCGGCCATACTGCGTTCCAGTTTAGTAACCTGCTCGTAATCGGCGACCTGATGCATGGTTATGCGTTGCAGAAGGATCACCCCGAAATCAATTCCAACTATGATATGGATAAGGAAAAATCCATCGAGAGTCGCAAGCGCCTAATGCAATACGCCCGCGACAATAAACTTACCATGGCCGGCATGCACCTGCCTCCGCCGGGATTTGCGGAATAG
- a CDS encoding tetratricopeptide repeat protein, whose product MERANALYRDGKFKQAITLYRKAESRGADPVATSFNIANSYYQLENLPEAAATYRKAIDFSNGAFSPALFNMASVYFRLKQYPECVAAYHRALKLEPENVSGWLYLGEAYSKTGDAVGALRAIEKAYQLDKEDISIVYQLSEANISLNDFERAVAVIREGYAAHPEEIDFLVYLGDVYRLNKQYEESAAAYREALGVRPDDPATMYKLADVLAEDNKPFVAMDVLNNLTQIKPDFSDAAIFLGNLAYDAKFLDRAESAYELAAKQGNAEAVFGYKNMAYDAHAQKRDDEALRLLRTAQSYFPDDVTLQADILEFEKE is encoded by the coding sequence ATGGAACGTGCGAATGCCCTTTACCGCGACGGAAAATTCAAGCAGGCCATTACGCTTTACCGCAAGGCTGAATCTCGCGGCGCGGACCCCGTCGCCACCAGTTTCAACATCGCGAACAGCTATTACCAGCTAGAAAACTTGCCCGAGGCCGCCGCCACTTACCGCAAGGCGATTGATTTTTCGAATGGAGCGTTTTCGCCCGCGCTCTTCAACATGGCGAGCGTGTATTTTCGACTCAAGCAGTATCCGGAATGCGTGGCGGCGTATCACCGCGCGTTGAAACTGGAACCGGAAAATGTTTCCGGTTGGCTTTACTTAGGCGAAGCCTACAGTAAAACCGGCGACGCGGTCGGCGCCCTGCGTGCCATCGAAAAGGCATACCAGCTCGACAAAGAAGACATCAGCATCGTGTACCAGCTTTCCGAAGCGAATATTTCGCTCAACGATTTTGAACGCGCCGTTGCCGTGATCCGCGAAGGCTATGCCGCGCACCCCGAAGAAATCGACTTCTTGGTTTACCTGGGTGACGTTTACCGTCTGAACAAACAGTACGAAGAAAGTGCTGCCGCCTACCGCGAAGCGTTGGGCGTGCGCCCCGATGACCCGGCGACCATGTACAAACTCGCCGATGTTCTTGCCGAAGACAACAAACCCTTCGTGGCGATGGATGTGCTCAACAACCTCACGCAAATCAAACCCGATTTTAGCGACGCCGCCATCTTCCTCGGGAACCTTGCCTACGACGCTAAATTCCTCGACCGCGCCGAATCCGCCTACGAGCTTGCCGCAAAGCAGGGTAACGCCGAAGCCGTTTTCGGCTACAAGAACATGGCCTACGATGCCCACGCCCAAAAGCGCGACGACGAGGCTCTCCGCCTACTGCGCACCGCCCAAAGCTACTTCCCGGACGATGTTACCTTGCAGGCCGACATTCTCGAGTTCGAAAAGGAATAA
- a CDS encoding energy transducer TonB: MKRFSILLAAILASMLLVFSVTMANLFLTGKVFHEKRYNKTEIAIKKVDEVEKKVEKKKPARKPNRMKSNSRSPKAGPRFAMNLGAASGNGGAAVSRDLVADFRGGALSTEKGDVDKKPESRSMANFQVPPKIRDNEIDATLRLSFCVDVSGKAYDIKVLEESPAGSGLAQAGREALGRMTFTPAEKAGKAVPFCGMEQPFEVKFRD, encoded by the coding sequence GTGAAGCGTTTTAGCATTTTGCTTGCGGCGATTCTCGCGAGTATGCTTCTCGTGTTCTCGGTGACGATGGCGAACTTGTTCCTGACGGGCAAGGTGTTTCACGAAAAGAGATACAACAAGACCGAAATCGCGATCAAGAAGGTAGACGAAGTCGAGAAAAAGGTGGAAAAGAAAAAGCCCGCACGCAAGCCGAATCGCATGAAGTCGAATTCCCGCTCGCCCAAGGCGGGGCCGCGCTTTGCGATGAACTTGGGGGCGGCCTCAGGTAACGGTGGCGCAGCCGTCAGCCGCGACTTGGTGGCCGATTTCCGTGGCGGAGCGCTTTCGACGGAAAAAGGCGATGTGGACAAGAAACCCGAAAGCCGCAGCATGGCGAATTTCCAGGTGCCGCCCAAGATTCGCGACAATGAAATCGATGCGACGCTCCGACTCAGTTTTTGCGTCGATGTCAGCGGCAAAGCGTACGACATCAAGGTCCTGGAAGAATCTCCTGCTGGCTCTGGCCTTGCGCAGGCCGGTCGCGAGGCTCTTGGCCGCATGACGTTTACTCCTGCCGAAAAGGCAGGCAAGGCGGTGCCCTTCTGTGGCATGGAACAACCGTTCGAAGTGAAGTTTAGGGACTAG
- a CDS encoding biopolymer transporter ExbD: protein MEFNLPRRKQKDMGIEMGPLMDIVFILLIFFVVTSSFTRETGVDVTKPQAQSASQLEKENLLIAITREGTIHMNERQVDLASLQDILKQSLAKAPDREAVVIADKGAETGVLVQVIDMCNLAGVKKVSIAAQAE, encoded by the coding sequence ATGGAATTCAATTTGCCGAGAAGAAAGCAGAAAGACATGGGCATCGAAATGGGCCCGCTGATGGATATCGTGTTCATCTTGCTCATTTTCTTTGTGGTGACGTCTTCGTTTACGCGTGAAACGGGTGTGGATGTGACTAAGCCGCAGGCACAGTCTGCAAGTCAGCTCGAAAAAGAGAACCTGCTGATTGCCATTACGCGCGAAGGCACGATTCACATGAACGAACGTCAGGTGGACTTGGCAAGTTTGCAGGATATCTTGAAGCAGTCGCTTGCAAAAGCTCCGGATCGTGAAGCGGTGGTGATTGCCGATAAGGGTGCTGAAACGGGCGTGTTGGTGCAGGTGATTGACATGTGCAACTTGGCCGGAGTGAAAAAGGTCTCTATCGCGGCTCAGGCGGAATAA
- a CDS encoding MotA/TolQ/ExbB proton channel family protein gives MSNTHYIFLESLQNTYQAGGVVMLPILLAGVIGFYFLFSSWFRIGSDFFRADIHRVIKRMRLDLNGGNEEYEKNAEPPSVEKALRRLRKRGGLLGRELSYAIDVAKENPEGFRDYMQVRLAKTVRYMEQGNHIVSVMASAAPLLGLLGTVTGMVSTFEVITLYGNQNPVLMADGISEALISTQSGLLVAFPLTLLKQRLDERVEILRQKMELGATVIENYFVEKAEG, from the coding sequence ATGTCTAACACCCATTACATATTCCTGGAGTCTCTGCAGAACACTTACCAGGCGGGCGGCGTGGTCATGCTCCCGATCCTCTTGGCAGGCGTTATCGGATTCTACTTCCTGTTTTCGAGCTGGTTCCGCATCGGGAGTGACTTCTTCCGCGCCGACATTCACAGGGTCATCAAGCGCATGCGTCTTGATTTGAACGGTGGTAACGAAGAATACGAAAAGAATGCTGAACCCCCGAGCGTCGAAAAGGCGTTGCGCAGGCTTCGCAAGCGTGGCGGACTTTTGGGTCGTGAGCTGAGCTATGCGATTGATGTGGCGAAGGAAAACCCTGAAGGATTTCGCGACTACATGCAAGTGCGTCTCGCCAAGACGGTACGCTATATGGAGCAAGGAAACCACATTGTGTCTGTGATGGCCTCGGCCGCACCGCTCCTGGGCTTGCTTGGAACCGTGACGGGCATGGTCTCGACATTCGAAGTGATTACGCTTTACGGAAACCAGAACCCGGTGCTCATGGCTGATGGCATTTCCGAAGCGTTGATCTCGACGCAGAGTGGCTTGCTTGTGGCATTCCCGCTCACGCTTTTGAAACAGCGCCTGGATGAACGTGTTGAAATTTTGCGCCAGAAGATGGAACTCGGCGCGACTGTGATTGAAAACTATTTTGTGGAAAAGGCTGAAGGCTAG
- a CDS encoding MotA/TolQ/ExbB proton channel family protein, which produces MFNVKMCNGVFAAVLFLSASSAFAWPWSGSGESKASAEDQARIKDSLQTEEVRNLQREVEALTRIRLQKADSLEKLEAEHWRKRYAESQLTEEHQAASRELDARYSKLSTDLGRVSEEVAASKSLTEEAEERAQSEESAYDALNTQVKLSIDKTLGDAMGDYPVGMNGRLIRLKQASNEAEKATPNTIGAVQSYMDDLLIRHELTYTQFYGRETSQVGSRPDVNVNRLRLGTVFLGEVAQDNGDVQALLRSGALQGKVFEWNAALPPEMAGNVKQAVVQAGSAGENATPTVVIPLDVLQNKAIKNAITDTKELTMTEKFKEFFKKGGIVMYPLMLVAIFALLLCLERFLVLTFRGHLGRRFLKKLNALVKESRYEDAANLCLKKETSLSLVLFAVLNRARDKREDAERSLQEAMLREQPKLERRMGLLAAMGTIAPLLGLLGTVTGIITLFTVITEVGTNDARVLAGGISEALVTTETGLVIAIPVMILHGLLSEKIEKVTSEMYVQSTSLLNRIFGKEA; this is translated from the coding sequence ATGTTTAATGTGAAAATGTGTAATGGTGTCTTTGCTGCAGTTCTGTTCCTCTCGGCCTCTTCCGCTTTTGCGTGGCCGTGGTCGGGTTCGGGCGAAAGCAAGGCCTCTGCCGAAGACCAGGCGCGAATCAAGGATTCCCTGCAGACCGAAGAAGTTCGCAACTTGCAGCGCGAAGTAGAGGCTTTGACCCGCATTCGCTTGCAGAAGGCTGATTCGCTAGAAAAGCTTGAAGCCGAACACTGGCGCAAGCGTTATGCCGAATCCCAGCTGACCGAAGAACACCAGGCTGCATCGCGCGAACTGGATGCCCGCTATTCCAAGCTTTCGACCGATCTTGGCCGCGTGAGCGAAGAAGTGGCGGCAAGCAAGAGCCTGACCGAAGAAGCCGAAGAGCGAGCGCAGTCCGAAGAATCTGCCTACGATGCGTTGAATACGCAGGTGAAACTTTCGATCGACAAGACGCTTGGCGATGCCATGGGCGATTACCCGGTGGGCATGAACGGTCGCCTGATTCGCCTGAAGCAAGCCTCTAACGAAGCTGAAAAGGCGACGCCGAATACGATTGGTGCGGTGCAGAGCTACATGGACGATTTACTGATTCGCCATGAGCTGACTTATACGCAGTTCTATGGCCGCGAAACTTCGCAGGTGGGGAGCCGCCCCGATGTGAACGTGAACCGCTTGCGCCTGGGTACCGTGTTCCTCGGCGAAGTCGCACAAGATAACGGTGACGTGCAGGCATTGCTGCGCTCTGGCGCCTTGCAGGGCAAGGTGTTTGAATGGAATGCGGCACTCCCGCCCGAAATGGCCGGAAACGTGAAGCAGGCCGTGGTGCAGGCCGGTTCCGCTGGCGAAAATGCGACGCCGACGGTCGTGATTCCGCTGGATGTGCTCCAGAATAAGGCCATCAAGAATGCGATTACCGACACCAAGGAACTCACGATGACGGAAAAGTTCAAGGAGTTCTTCAAGAAGGGCGGTATCGTGATGTACCCGCTCATGCTGGTGGCGATTTTTGCGTTGCTCCTTTGCCTGGAACGCTTCTTGGTGCTGACTTTCCGCGGACACTTGGGTCGCCGCTTCCTCAAGAAGCTGAATGCACTCGTGAAGGAATCCCGTTACGAAGACGCCGCGAACCTTTGCCTGAAAAAGGAAACGAGCCTTTCGCTGGTGCTTTTTGCGGTGCTGAACCGCGCCCGCGACAAGCGTGAAGATGCTGAACGCTCGCTGCAAGAAGCGATGTTGCGTGAACAGCCGAAATTGGAACGCCGCATGGGCCTCTTGGCTGCCATGGGGACGATTGCCCCGCTGCTTGGCTTGCTCGGAACGGTGACCGGTATCATTACGCTCTTTACCGTGATTACCGAAGTCGGTACGAACGACGCCCGCGTCTTGGCTGGCGGTATTTCCGAAGCCCTGGTGACGACGGAAACGGGCCTTGTGATTGCCATTCCGGTGATGATTTTGCACGGCCTCTTGAGCGAAAAAATTGAAAAGGTCACGAGCGAAATGTATGTGCAGAGTACCTCGCTATTGAACAGAATTTTCGGGAAGGAAGCGTAA
- a CDS encoding DUF3450 family protein, whose protein sequence is MKRLKLLPLTLVVMLLSGVAFADRDAEIRDLKLEKDKLNSEIQKLNRQIASTDSMLKADDSRYKTLQARYKADTERRRSEIDTLNVKIKNVAAELQTERGKQARAKNKSDNVAAKRKALREELAGISKRLEAQVAQTLPWERESRLDRVKSLTRDIESGNASEEEAFSRLKSLVAEETKFGDEVAIINSPLTRKDGELINAAILRIGNQWMVYSDDNGTVFGVLVRKMVDGKIVYEWNEDLNLEERAAVKLALDVKQAKKPPQVVKLPVSLSVVGGER, encoded by the coding sequence ATGAAACGACTGAAATTATTACCGTTAACGCTTGTCGTGATGCTCCTTTCGGGGGTGGCGTTCGCTGACCGCGACGCTGAAATTCGCGACCTTAAGCTTGAAAAAGACAAGCTGAATTCTGAAATCCAGAAATTGAACCGCCAGATTGCCTCGACCGATTCGATGCTCAAGGCGGACGATTCTCGCTACAAGACTCTGCAGGCCCGCTACAAGGCCGACACGGAACGCCGCCGCAGCGAAATCGATACCTTGAATGTGAAAATCAAGAACGTGGCCGCCGAACTCCAGACGGAACGGGGCAAGCAGGCCCGCGCCAAGAACAAGAGTGACAATGTAGCCGCGAAGCGTAAGGCCCTGCGCGAGGAACTTGCAGGCATCAGCAAGCGTTTAGAGGCGCAAGTCGCGCAGACGCTCCCGTGGGAACGCGAAAGCAGGCTTGACCGTGTCAAATCGCTTACCCGCGATATCGAAAGCGGTAACGCGAGCGAAGAAGAAGCCTTTTCTCGCCTCAAGTCGCTCGTTGCCGAAGAAACCAAGTTCGGTGACGAGGTGGCAATCATCAACAGCCCGCTGACCCGTAAAGACGGCGAACTGATTAACGCGGCGATTTTGCGCATCGGTAACCAGTGGATGGTTTACAGCGACGACAACGGTACCGTATTCGGCGTACTTGTTCGCAAGATGGTTGACGGCAAGATTGTTTACGAATGGAACGAAGACTTGAATTTGGAAGAACGTGCTGCGGTAAAGCTCGCGCTCGACGTGAAGCAGGCAAAAAAGCCGCCTCAGGTCGTGAAGCTGCCCGTAAGCCTTTCTGTGGTGGGGGGTGAAAGATAA
- a CDS encoding TonB-dependent siderophore receptor, protein MLSVAAVAQEPVPDSLAPQGITFNGIVQDSSFAPGEKLNVEILESGEALQTTVGTPFSVVLPEDTLWNICVTNSDTAGAEKEKCYELKYVGAERSFSQALGEAFAEPDSIVEGEGLPLAAAVDSASATPSSGTVAPQRPDSLAKDTLAQDSANKDVNVDALLAGGDNAKVTELKKVVVQLRRRPKRKPGESVVSAKSIKRMPSLAEADVIKSIQALPGVVASSDFSSKIYVRGGAADQNLFLFDNAVVYSPVHFFGLFSTFLVEGIDDVQFYKSGFPAQYGNRLSSVLKMDGRAGGQDSVDEWFSKSSIKISTFAAQLHTEGHQGPARWVVAGRTTYIGYMLDLMNALDVIDLALDYEFTDVQGTFMYNFTDDTRMKLNFYVGKDRLSFDPLYMDWGNVAIPLGFYHRFNGDWDYNATLAFSEFYQTMKVSDLMSIEMYLYTFAGKQWVNYRGIPNHTLTAGYELEYDYERYGEQMSTLSIADIQKPFHHVGYLQDAWKFAPDYLLQYGLRFNYQTAAEHFGVEPRASLSVNIDDDKTVEFYGGYYLQYLNSIVYTDQETLNEFYYPATTTTKGKHVKPASSWLFAAEYSQRGILEDYDATVGVYYKTQSNLNTFVAVLDSNEETASDDFVVADGFGTAEGYSFGYELSLRKDKGWWFGGINWSQSISVMKTDDGSKPYFPSWHQPYALKMDLGINWRGPEDALTVHPTQKDMYVRSSVIMKYSAGMPMSEYKGYYISEHLGHQEYSDETVVVPGSRNGARQTDYFRVDVKAIDIGREGKWNFSWTIINLTDHKNMFFTFYDTRKNPPEKTEITQFPYLPIMLSYEYYF, encoded by the coding sequence ATGTTGAGTGTAGCCGCCGTGGCACAAGAACCTGTGCCCGATTCGCTTGCACCCCAAGGAATCACTTTTAACGGAATTGTACAGGATTCCTCTTTTGCCCCGGGCGAAAAACTCAATGTCGAAATCCTGGAGTCGGGCGAGGCGCTGCAAACCACCGTCGGTACGCCCTTTAGCGTTGTGCTCCCCGAAGACACTCTGTGGAATATTTGCGTCACCAATTCCGATACGGCGGGCGCCGAAAAAGAAAAATGCTACGAACTCAAGTACGTTGGCGCTGAACGCAGTTTCTCGCAGGCACTGGGCGAGGCTTTTGCAGAACCCGATTCTATAGTAGAAGGGGAAGGCCTTCCCCTCGCTGCTGCCGTTGACTCGGCGTCCGCTACCCCTTCTAGCGGGACCGTCGCCCCGCAACGCCCCGATTCGCTGGCAAAAGATACTTTGGCACAAGATTCCGCGAATAAAGACGTCAATGTGGATGCGCTCCTTGCAGGCGGCGACAATGCCAAGGTGACCGAACTCAAGAAAGTCGTGGTGCAGTTGCGCCGTCGCCCCAAGCGTAAGCCCGGCGAATCTGTAGTGTCGGCCAAGTCCATCAAGCGTATGCCCAGCCTCGCCGAAGCCGACGTTATCAAGAGCATCCAGGCGCTCCCGGGCGTGGTCGCCAGTTCCGATTTTAGCTCCAAGATTTATGTGCGCGGTGGCGCCGCCGACCAGAACCTCTTCCTGTTCGACAACGCTGTTGTTTATTCGCCGGTGCATTTCTTCGGGCTGTTCAGTACCTTCCTGGTCGAAGGCATCGATGACGTGCAATTCTACAAGAGTGGATTCCCGGCGCAGTACGGTAACCGCTTGAGTTCCGTGCTCAAGATGGATGGCCGCGCAGGTGGTCAGGATTCCGTTGACGAATGGTTCAGCAAGTCCAGTATCAAGATCAGCACCTTTGCGGCCCAGCTTCACACCGAAGGTCACCAAGGCCCTGCCCGCTGGGTGGTGGCTGGCCGTACCACCTACATCGGCTACATGCTGGATTTGATGAACGCTCTCGATGTTATCGACCTTGCGCTGGACTATGAATTTACAGATGTGCAGGGTACCTTCATGTACAACTTTACCGACGACACCCGCATGAAGCTTAACTTTTATGTGGGCAAGGATCGCTTGAGTTTTGATCCGCTCTATATGGACTGGGGCAACGTGGCGATTCCGCTCGGATTTTACCACCGCTTTAATGGCGATTGGGACTACAACGCGACCCTTGCCTTCAGCGAATTTTATCAGACCATGAAGGTGAGCGACCTCATGTCGATTGAGATGTACCTTTATACATTCGCAGGCAAGCAGTGGGTCAATTACCGCGGCATTCCGAACCATACGCTCACTGCGGGTTACGAACTGGAATACGACTACGAACGTTATGGCGAACAAATGTCTACGCTTAGTATTGCCGATATTCAAAAACCGTTCCACCATGTGGGCTATCTGCAGGATGCCTGGAAGTTCGCGCCCGATTACCTGCTGCAATATGGCCTGCGCTTTAATTACCAGACGGCTGCGGAACACTTTGGCGTAGAACCCCGTGCGTCGCTCAGTGTCAATATCGATGACGACAAGACGGTGGAATTCTATGGTGGCTACTACCTGCAGTATTTGAACTCGATTGTCTATACCGACCAGGAAACGCTAAACGAATTCTACTATCCGGCAACAACGACCACCAAGGGTAAGCATGTCAAGCCTGCGTCTTCGTGGCTGTTTGCCGCAGAATATTCTCAACGCGGAATATTGGAAGACTACGACGCCACCGTGGGTGTTTACTACAAGACTCAAAGTAACTTGAATACGTTTGTGGCAGTCCTCGACAGTAACGAAGAAACAGCTTCGGACGACTTTGTGGTGGCAGACGGATTCGGTACGGCGGAAGGCTATTCTTTCGGTTACGAACTTTCGCTCCGTAAAGATAAGGGCTGGTGGTTTGGCGGTATAAACTGGAGCCAGAGCATTAGTGTCATGAAAACAGACGATGGTTCCAAGCCGTATTTCCCCAGCTGGCATCAGCCTTATGCCCTCAAGATGGATTTGGGTATTAACTGGCGCGGCCCGGAAGATGCGTTAACGGTACACCCGACGCAGAAAGATATGTATGTGAGGTCTTCTGTGATTATGAAATATTCGGCGGGCATGCCCATGAGTGAATACAAGGGTTACTACATCTCGGAACACCTCGGTCATCAGGAATATTCCGACGAAACGGTTGTGGTGCCGGGAAGCCGCAATGGCGCCCGTCAAACAGATTATTTCCGCGTCGACGTGAAGGCGATTGACATTGGCCGCGAAGGCAAGTGGAACTTTAGTTGGACGATTATCAACTTGACCGATCACAAGAACATGTTCTTTACATTCTACGACACCCGTAAAAATCCGCCTGAGAAAACAGAAATTACGCAGTTCCCCTATTTGCCGATTATGTTGAGCTATGAATACTATTTCTAG